A stretch of the Luteimonas sp. JM171 genome encodes the following:
- the atpE gene encoding F0F1 ATP synthase subunit C, protein METALALIASVQASTAMAVGLMVGLAALGAGLGMAIMAGKFLESAARQPELIPVLQVRMFITAGLIDAPFIISVAVGLLFAFANPFLVGGLTP, encoded by the coding sequence ATGGAAACCGCACTCGCTCTCATCGCTTCCGTCCAGGCCTCGACCGCCATGGCTGTTGGCCTCATGGTCGGCCTGGCCGCGCTGGGCGCCGGCCTGGGCATGGCCATCATGGCCGGCAAGTTCCTCGAGTCCGCCGCCCGCCAGCCGGAGCTGATCCCGGTGCTGCAGGTGCGCATGTTCATCACCGCCGGCCTGATCGACGCCCCGTTCATCATCAGCGTCGCCGTCGGCCTGCTGTTCGCCTTCGCCAACCCGTTCCTGGTCGGTGGCCTGACCCCGTAA
- a CDS encoding F0F1 ATP synthase subunit B codes for MSINLTLIAQALAFAGLIWLIATFVWPPLLNAIEERQKKIAEGLAAADNSQRALAQAQETAEAELKAARAKANEIIDQAHKRGAQIVEAAKAEAVTEGLRQKALIDAEIEASATRAREELRQQVSLLAVRGAERLLKREIDAQAHKALLDELAAEI; via the coding sequence ATGAGCATCAATCTGACCCTAATCGCCCAGGCGCTGGCCTTCGCAGGCCTGATCTGGCTGATCGCCACCTTCGTGTGGCCGCCGCTGCTCAATGCGATCGAGGAGCGGCAGAAGAAGATCGCCGAGGGCCTGGCCGCGGCCGACAACAGCCAGCGGGCGCTGGCCCAGGCGCAGGAAACCGCCGAGGCCGAGCTGAAGGCGGCGCGCGCCAAGGCCAACGAGATCATCGACCAGGCGCACAAGCGCGGCGCCCAGATCGTGGAGGCCGCCAAGGCCGAGGCGGTCACCGAGGGCCTGCGCCAGAAGGCGCTGATCGACGCCGAGATCGAGGCATCGGCCACCCGCGCCCGCGAGGAGCTGCGCCAGCAGGTGTCGCTGCTTGCGGTCCGCGGCGCCGAGCGCCTGCTCAAGCGCGAGATCGACGCCCAGGCGCACAAGGCCCTGCTCGACGAACTCGCCGCGGAGATCTGA
- the lpdA gene encoding dihydrolipoyl dehydrogenase, producing the protein MSAVEVKVPDIGDFSDVPVIEVLVKPGDTVEVDQGLVLLESDKATMEVPSSAAGVVKELRVKEGDSVSEGQVVAVLETDAEAGAGSDADKPDDGGRAEAGKQDEKDEAPARGAGPKSGPGKPPVATSHRAPAEPEPVKAAPSTGRKADIECGIAVLGSGPGGYTAAFRAADLGLDTVLIERYDTLGGVCLNVGCIPSKALLHSAAVIDQAQHAGDYGVEFGKPKIALDKLRGYKDQVVGQLTKGLAGMAKQRKVQVVQGTGRFVSANEIEVEAGDGAKKLVRFEQCIIAAGSQALKLPGFPWDDPRIMDSTDALELAEVPKQLLVVGGGIIGLEMATVYQALGSEVTVVELAGQLIPGADADLVRPLAARLKKQGVAVHLKTKVTEAKAQKNGIAVKFEGESIPERKRFDRVLVAVGRTPNGKAIDAEKAGVRVGERGYISVDAQMRTNVPHIFAIGDIIGQPMLAHKATHEGKLAAEVAAGEKREWVARVIPSVAYTDPEIAWVGITEAEANEKGLKLGVGRFPWAASGRAIGIGRTEGFTKLLFDEASRRVVGAGIVGPHAGDLISEAALAIEMGAEAADIAHTIHPHPTLSESVAMAAEVYEGTVTDLYVPKKK; encoded by the coding sequence GTGAGCGCGGTGGAGGTCAAGGTCCCGGACATCGGGGATTTTTCCGATGTGCCGGTGATCGAGGTGCTGGTGAAGCCCGGGGATACGGTCGAGGTCGACCAGGGCCTCGTGCTGCTGGAATCGGACAAGGCGACGATGGAAGTGCCGTCGTCGGCCGCCGGCGTGGTCAAGGAACTGCGGGTCAAGGAGGGCGACAGCGTCTCCGAGGGCCAGGTGGTGGCGGTGCTTGAAACCGACGCTGAAGCTGGCGCCGGGAGCGACGCGGACAAGCCGGACGACGGCGGCCGCGCGGAGGCTGGCAAGCAGGACGAAAAGGACGAGGCGCCTGCCAGGGGCGCCGGACCGAAGTCCGGCCCGGGCAAGCCGCCCGTGGCCACCTCCCACCGCGCGCCCGCCGAGCCGGAGCCGGTGAAGGCGGCGCCCTCCACCGGCCGCAAGGCCGACATCGAGTGCGGCATCGCCGTGCTCGGCTCGGGGCCCGGCGGTTACACCGCCGCCTTCCGCGCCGCCGACCTCGGGCTTGATACGGTGCTCATCGAGCGCTACGACACCCTGGGCGGGGTCTGCCTCAATGTGGGTTGCATCCCTTCCAAGGCGCTGCTGCACTCGGCGGCGGTGATCGACCAGGCCCAGCACGCGGGGGACTACGGCGTGGAGTTCGGCAAGCCGAAGATCGCGCTGGACAAGCTGCGCGGGTACAAGGACCAGGTGGTGGGCCAGCTCACCAAGGGCCTGGCCGGGATGGCGAAGCAGCGCAAGGTGCAGGTGGTGCAGGGCACCGGGCGCTTCGTGTCCGCCAACGAGATCGAAGTGGAGGCGGGCGACGGCGCGAAGAAGCTGGTGCGCTTCGAACAGTGCATCATCGCCGCCGGCTCGCAGGCCCTGAAGCTGCCGGGCTTCCCCTGGGACGACCCGCGGATCATGGATTCCACCGACGCGCTGGAGCTGGCCGAGGTGCCGAAGCAGCTGCTGGTGGTGGGCGGGGGCATCATCGGTCTGGAAATGGCCACCGTTTACCAGGCGCTGGGCAGCGAGGTGACGGTGGTGGAGCTGGCCGGCCAACTGATCCCCGGCGCTGACGCCGACCTCGTGCGCCCGCTCGCGGCCCGGCTCAAGAAGCAGGGCGTCGCGGTGCACCTGAAGACGAAGGTGACCGAGGCCAAGGCCCAGAAGAACGGCATTGCGGTGAAGTTCGAGGGCGAGTCGATCCCGGAGCGCAAGCGTTTCGACCGGGTGCTGGTGGCCGTGGGCCGCACGCCCAACGGCAAGGCGATCGACGCCGAGAAGGCCGGCGTGCGCGTCGGCGAGCGCGGCTACATCAGCGTGGATGCGCAGATGCGCACCAACGTGCCGCACATCTTTGCCATCGGCGACATCATTGGCCAGCCGATGCTGGCCCACAAGGCGACCCACGAGGGCAAGCTGGCGGCGGAAGTGGCCGCCGGCGAAAAGCGCGAGTGGGTGGCGCGGGTGATCCCCTCGGTGGCCTACACCGATCCCGAGATCGCCTGGGTGGGCATCACCGAGGCCGAGGCGAACGAGAAGGGCCTCAAGCTGGGCGTGGGCAGGTTCCCCTGGGCCGCCAGCGGCCGCGCCATCGGCATCGGCCGCACCGAGGGCTTCACCAAGCTGCTGTTCGACGAGGCCAGCAGGCGCGTGGTGGGCGCCGGCATCGTCGGGCCCCATGCCGGCGACCTGATTTCCGAAGCCGCGCTGGCGATCGAGATGGGCGCCGAGGCCGCGGACATCGCCCACACCATCCATCCGCACCCGACCCTGAGCGAGTCGGTGGCGATGGCGGCCGAAGTCTACGAAGGCACGGTCACCGACCTGTACGTGCCGAAGAAGAAGTAG
- the atpA gene encoding F0F1 ATP synthase subunit alpha, which yields MATTTLNPSEISELIRSRIDKVKLSAEARNEGTVTSVADGIVRIHGLADVMQGEMIELPATAEGAATYALALNLERDSVGAVVLGDYEHLSEGDTAKTTGRILEVPVGPELLGRVVNALGEPIDGKGPVDAALSAPVERVAPGVIWRKSVDQPVQTGYKAVDSMIPIGRGQRELVIGDRQTGKTALAIDAVINQKGTGIKCVYVAIGQKASTVANIVRRLEENGAMDHTIVVAATASESAAMQYISAYAGCTMGEYFMDRGQDALIVYDDLSKQAVAYRQISLLLRRPPGREAYPGDVFYLHSRLLERAARVSEEYVEQFTNGEVKGKTGSLTALPIIETQAGDVSAFVPTNVISITDGQIFLETDLFNAGIRPAVNAGISVSRVGGSAQTKIMKKLSGGIRIALAQYRELAAFAQFASDLDDATRKQLERGQRVTELMKQKQYAPMSVFHQALSIYAVDKGYMDDVPVNRIGSFEEALHAHFENTAGELIGKVNDSGAWNDEIESAFKAGIEDFKKTGSY from the coding sequence ATGGCAACCACCACGCTCAACCCTTCCGAAATCAGCGAGCTGATCCGCTCGCGCATCGACAAGGTCAAGCTGTCCGCCGAGGCGCGCAACGAAGGCACCGTGACTTCGGTTGCCGACGGCATCGTGCGCATCCACGGCCTGGCCGACGTGATGCAGGGCGAGATGATCGAACTGCCCGCGACCGCCGAGGGCGCCGCCACCTACGCGCTGGCGCTGAACCTGGAGCGCGACTCGGTCGGCGCCGTGGTGCTGGGTGACTACGAGCACCTGAGCGAGGGCGACACCGCCAAGACCACCGGCCGCATCCTGGAAGTGCCGGTCGGCCCCGAGCTGCTGGGCCGCGTGGTCAACGCCCTGGGCGAGCCGATCGACGGCAAGGGCCCGGTCGACGCCGCGCTGAGCGCGCCGGTCGAGCGCGTGGCCCCGGGCGTGATCTGGCGCAAGTCGGTCGACCAGCCGGTGCAGACCGGTTACAAGGCGGTCGACTCCATGATCCCGATCGGCCGCGGCCAGCGCGAGCTGGTCATCGGCGACCGCCAGACCGGCAAGACCGCGCTGGCGATCGACGCGGTGATCAACCAGAAGGGCACCGGCATCAAGTGCGTGTACGTGGCGATCGGCCAGAAGGCCTCCACGGTGGCCAACATCGTGCGCCGGCTGGAGGAGAACGGCGCGATGGACCACACCATCGTGGTCGCCGCCACCGCTTCCGAGTCGGCCGCGATGCAGTACATCTCGGCCTACGCCGGCTGCACCATGGGCGAGTACTTCATGGACCGCGGCCAGGACGCGCTGATCGTCTACGACGACCTGTCCAAGCAGGCCGTGGCCTACCGCCAGATCTCGCTGCTGCTGCGCCGCCCGCCGGGCCGCGAGGCCTACCCCGGCGACGTGTTCTACCTGCACTCGCGCCTGCTCGAGCGCGCCGCGCGCGTGTCCGAGGAGTACGTGGAGCAGTTCACCAACGGCGAGGTCAAGGGCAAGACCGGCTCGCTGACCGCGCTGCCGATCATCGAGACCCAGGCCGGCGACGTGTCCGCGTTCGTGCCGACCAACGTGATCTCGATCACCGACGGCCAGATCTTCCTGGAAACCGACCTGTTCAACGCCGGCATCCGCCCGGCCGTGAACGCCGGCATCTCGGTGTCGCGCGTGGGTGGCTCGGCCCAGACCAAAATCATGAAGAAGCTCTCGGGCGGCATCCGTATCGCCCTGGCCCAGTACCGCGAGCTGGCGGCCTTCGCCCAGTTCGCCTCCGACCTGGACGACGCCACCCGCAAGCAGCTCGAGCGCGGCCAGCGCGTGACCGAGCTGATGAAGCAGAAGCAGTACGCGCCGATGAGCGTGTTCCACCAGGCGCTGTCGATCTACGCGGTTGACAAGGGCTACATGGACGACGTGCCGGTGAACCGTATCGGCAGCTTCGAGGAGGCGCTGCACGCACACTTCGAGAACACCGCCGGCGAGCTGATCGGGAAGGTCAACGACAGCGGCGCCTGGAACGACGAGATCGAGAGCGCGTTCAAGGCCGGCATCGAGGACTTCAAGAAGACCGGTTCGTACTGA
- a CDS encoding F0F1 ATP synthase subunit delta has translation MSTTIARPYARAAFAVAREDGKAAEWSQALAFAARVAADPQVEALLGHPALTSQDAVALLAPEGAGDKFAGFLVQLADNDRLAVLPEIAGLFEQLRAEDEQVVLATITSATGLPEAEVEQLRQALKRRFGREVKVETAIDESLIGGAVISAGDVVIDGSLRGKLGRLQSALAH, from the coding sequence ATGTCCACCACCATCGCCCGCCCCTATGCACGCGCCGCCTTCGCGGTGGCACGCGAGGACGGCAAGGCCGCGGAGTGGTCGCAGGCGCTGGCGTTTGCCGCCCGGGTGGCGGCCGATCCGCAGGTCGAGGCGCTGCTGGGCCACCCGGCCCTGACCAGCCAGGACGCGGTGGCGCTGCTGGCGCCCGAAGGCGCCGGCGACAAGTTCGCCGGTTTCCTCGTCCAGCTGGCCGACAACGACCGCCTGGCGGTGCTGCCGGAGATCGCCGGCCTGTTCGAGCAGCTGCGGGCCGAGGACGAGCAGGTGGTGCTGGCCACGATCACCTCCGCCACCGGGCTGCCCGAGGCCGAGGTCGAGCAGCTGCGGCAGGCGCTCAAGCGCCGCTTCGGCCGCGAGGTCAAGGTCGAGACCGCCATCGATGAAAGCCTGATCGGCGGCGCGGTGATCTCCGCCGGCGACGTGGTCATCGACGGCTCGCTCAGGGGCAAGCTCGGGCGCCTGCAGTCGGCGCTGGCCCACTGA
- a CDS encoding dihydrolipoyllysine-residue acetyltransferase, with product MAELKEARVPDIGDFEGVPVIEVLVAPGDTVEKDQGLVLLESDKATMEVPSPFAGVVKEIKVSVDDKVAEGALVATIETGADDAGDGGEKADAGEEKAAREDKAGEGQAAAGDDGQPARTGERAEPEGQAPADEEDDPPVEPTSPGSQPDNIAKAAMDHAPAGGGAPPVRFEAGAVLPDKVPYASPAVRLFARELGVDLGQVEGSARGGRITREDVQKFVKSALAGGAGKAAPGGGAGLDLLPWPKVDFSKFGEVEEKPLSRIQKISGANLARNWAMIPHVTQHDDADITGLEELRKQINREKEREGIKLTLLAFLMKASVAALQKFPQFNASLDASGETLVMKKYFHIGFAADTPNGLVVPVVRDCDRKGVIEIAQETAALAKKARDGKLAPADMSGGCFSISSLGGIGGTHFTPIVNAPEVAILGVSRSEMKPVWNGKKFNPRLMLPLSLSYDHRVIDGAAAARFTTYLAQLLADMRRVLL from the coding sequence ATGGCCGAGCTGAAAGAAGCGCGAGTCCCCGACATCGGTGATTTCGAGGGTGTTCCGGTGATCGAGGTGCTGGTCGCGCCCGGCGATACGGTCGAGAAGGACCAGGGCCTGGTGCTGCTGGAATCCGACAAGGCGACGATGGAAGTCCCGTCCCCCTTCGCCGGGGTGGTCAAGGAGATCAAGGTCTCGGTCGACGACAAGGTGGCCGAAGGCGCCCTGGTGGCAACCATTGAGACCGGCGCCGACGACGCCGGCGACGGCGGGGAAAAGGCCGACGCCGGGGAGGAGAAGGCCGCCCGTGAGGACAAGGCCGGCGAGGGCCAGGCCGCCGCCGGCGATGACGGGCAGCCGGCGCGCACCGGCGAACGCGCCGAGCCCGAGGGCCAGGCGCCGGCGGACGAGGAGGATGATCCGCCCGTCGAGCCGACGTCCCCGGGCAGCCAGCCGGACAATATCGCCAAGGCGGCGATGGACCACGCGCCCGCCGGCGGCGGCGCGCCCCCCGTGCGGTTTGAGGCCGGTGCGGTGCTGCCGGACAAGGTGCCCTACGCAAGCCCCGCCGTGCGCCTGTTCGCGCGCGAGCTGGGCGTGGACCTGGGCCAGGTGGAAGGAAGCGCGCGCGGCGGCCGCATCACCCGCGAGGATGTGCAGAAGTTCGTGAAGTCGGCCCTGGCCGGCGGCGCGGGCAAGGCTGCCCCGGGCGGCGGAGCGGGCCTGGACCTGCTGCCGTGGCCCAAGGTGGACTTCAGCAAGTTCGGTGAGGTCGAGGAAAAGCCGCTCTCGCGGATCCAGAAGATCTCCGGCGCCAACCTGGCCCGCAACTGGGCCATGATCCCGCACGTCACCCAGCACGATGATGCCGACATCACCGGGCTGGAGGAGCTGCGCAAGCAGATCAACAGGGAAAAGGAGCGGGAAGGCATCAAGCTCACCCTGCTCGCGTTCCTGATGAAGGCGAGCGTGGCGGCGCTGCAGAAGTTCCCGCAGTTCAACGCCTCGCTGGATGCGTCCGGCGAGACGCTGGTGATGAAGAAGTACTTCCACATCGGATTCGCCGCCGACACCCCAAACGGGCTGGTGGTGCCGGTGGTGCGCGACTGCGACAGGAAGGGCGTGATCGAGATCGCGCAGGAAACCGCCGCGCTGGCCAAGAAGGCCCGCGATGGCAAGCTCGCCCCGGCCGACATGTCCGGCGGCTGCTTCTCGATCAGCTCGCTGGGCGGCATTGGCGGCACCCACTTCACGCCGATCGTCAACGCGCCTGAAGTCGCCATCCTGGGCGTGTCGCGCTCGGAGATGAAGCCGGTGTGGAACGGGAAGAAGTTCAATCCGCGGCTGATGCTGCCGCTGTCGCTGTCCTATGACCACCGGGTGATCGACGGCGCCGCCGCGGCCCGCTTCACCACTTACCTCGCCCAGCTGCTGGCCGACATGCGCCGGGTGCTGCTGTGA
- a CDS encoding cation diffusion facilitator family transporter: MSHAHTHDHHEHGHSHAPEVSTQNERVVLTALVLTAGYMLVEVAGGLLSGSLALLADAGHMLTDAAALALAWAGFRIGRRAADARRTFGYMRMEVLAGLINALTLFALVAWILFEAIQRLRHPVEVLSGPMLVVAVIGLLVNIAVFAILHRGDRDHVNIRGAMLHVIGDMLGSVAAIAAAVTIRITGWMPIDPILSVLICLLILRAAWALLRSTFHILMEGAPPDIDIERLQAHLLEQVPGVAHVQHVHVWSITSGRVLATLELGLDAGTDQRQVVPAVKQALADRFGIGHTTVEVLFDPPRACALRAAAGPETEG, from the coding sequence TTGTCCCACGCCCACACCCACGACCACCACGAGCACGGCCATTCGCACGCGCCGGAGGTTTCCACGCAGAACGAACGGGTGGTCCTCACCGCCCTGGTGCTCACCGCCGGCTACATGCTGGTGGAGGTGGCCGGCGGACTGCTGTCGGGGTCGCTGGCCCTGCTGGCCGACGCCGGCCACATGCTTACCGACGCCGCGGCGCTGGCGCTGGCCTGGGCCGGCTTCCGCATCGGCCGGCGCGCGGCCGACGCCCGCCGCACCTTCGGCTACATGCGCATGGAGGTGCTGGCCGGGCTGATCAACGCGCTGACCCTGTTCGCGCTGGTGGCATGGATCCTGTTCGAGGCCATCCAGCGCCTGCGCCATCCGGTGGAGGTGCTGTCCGGGCCCATGCTGGTGGTGGCGGTGATCGGACTGCTGGTGAACATCGCGGTGTTCGCGATCCTGCACCGCGGCGACCGCGACCACGTCAACATCCGCGGCGCGATGCTGCACGTGATCGGCGACATGCTCGGCTCGGTGGCGGCGATCGCCGCGGCGGTCACCATCCGGATCACCGGCTGGATGCCGATCGACCCGATCCTCTCGGTGCTGATCTGCCTGCTGATCCTGCGCGCGGCCTGGGCGCTGCTGCGCAGCACCTTCCACATCCTGATGGAAGGCGCGCCGCCGGACATCGATATCGAACGGCTGCAGGCGCACCTGCTCGAACAGGTGCCCGGCGTTGCCCACGTGCAGCACGTGCACGTGTGGTCGATCACCTCCGGGCGGGTGCTGGCCACGCTGGAACTGGGGCTGGACGCGGGCACGGACCAGCGCCAGGTGGTGCCTGCGGTCAAGCAGGCCCTGGCCGACCGCTTCGGGATCGGCCACACCACGGTGGAGGTGCTGTTCGACCCGCCCCGGGCCTGCGCCCTGCGCGCAGCCGCCGGCCCGGAGACGGAGGGATGA
- the atpB gene encoding F0F1 ATP synthase subunit A has product MAVETPSSYIQHHLANLTASVGEGEFWTLHLDTLISSLVLGGIMYLMFWAATRKATSGVPGKWQAFVEILLEFVDRQARDTYHGSSKLVTPIAITLFFWILLMNMMKFIPADFISIPLSWVGVEYWKPVPTADVNATLGLSISVFFLTLFFGLRAKGIGGFTKDFLVTPFGKWMLPFNLILNIVEWISKPISLAMRLFGNMFGGEIVFLLIWVLGGSALLGVLGGAVFGLGWMIFHILVVPLQAFIFMMLSIVYLSLAEDSH; this is encoded by the coding sequence ATGGCGGTTGAAACCCCCTCCAGCTACATCCAGCACCACCTGGCCAACCTGACCGCATCGGTTGGCGAAGGCGAGTTCTGGACGCTGCACCTGGACACCCTGATCAGCTCGCTGGTGCTGGGCGGCATCATGTACTTGATGTTCTGGGCCGCCACCCGCAAGGCCACCTCCGGCGTGCCCGGCAAGTGGCAGGCCTTCGTTGAGATCCTGCTCGAGTTCGTCGACCGCCAGGCGCGCGACACCTACCACGGTTCCAGCAAGCTGGTGACGCCGATCGCGATCACCCTGTTCTTCTGGATCCTGCTGATGAACATGATGAAGTTCATCCCCGCGGACTTCATCTCCATCCCGCTGTCGTGGGTGGGCGTGGAGTACTGGAAGCCGGTGCCCACCGCCGACGTCAACGCCACCCTCGGCCTGTCGATCAGCGTGTTCTTCCTGACCCTGTTCTTCGGCCTGCGGGCCAAGGGCATCGGCGGCTTCACCAAGGACTTCCTGGTCACCCCGTTCGGCAAGTGGATGTTGCCGTTCAACCTCATCCTCAACATCGTCGAGTGGATCTCCAAGCCGATTTCGCTGGCGATGCGTCTGTTCGGCAACATGTTCGGCGGCGAGATCGTCTTCCTGCTGATCTGGGTGCTCGGCGGCTCCGCGCTGCTGGGCGTGCTGGGCGGCGCGGTGTTCGGCCTGGGCTGGATGATCTTCCACATCCTGGTGGTGCCGCTGCAGGCCTTCATCTTCATGATGCTGTCGATCGTCTACCTCAGCCTGGCCGAGGATTCGCACTGA
- a CDS encoding OmpW family outer membrane protein, with protein sequence MTSINNKLLLSAALALAASPAAFAQQSTATPDADYGGKRFSVVGGVTLLEPHSDPAEGIDIDGGPAPTLSATWHVNDNWGVELWGAADRFDHRVRGPEGKIGTIEQQPVALSGQYHFGEPDMTFRPFVGLGVYESNISNEELNPGGDHVGLESPRGAIGTIGVDMNITPTWFARADARYMRARSDVNVAGQGTGEELKLDPWTIGIGLGARF encoded by the coding sequence ATGACTTCGATCAACAACAAACTGCTCCTTTCCGCCGCGCTTGCACTGGCCGCCAGCCCGGCCGCCTTCGCCCAGCAGAGCACCGCCACCCCGGACGCCGATTACGGCGGCAAGCGCTTCTCCGTGGTGGGCGGCGTGACCCTGCTTGAGCCGCACAGCGACCCGGCCGAGGGCATCGACATCGATGGCGGGCCGGCGCCCACCCTCAGCGCCACCTGGCACGTCAACGACAACTGGGGCGTCGAGCTGTGGGGTGCAGCGGACCGCTTCGACCACCGCGTGCGCGGCCCGGAGGGCAAGATCGGCACCATCGAGCAGCAGCCGGTGGCGCTGAGCGGCCAGTACCACTTCGGCGAGCCCGACATGACGTTCCGGCCGTTCGTGGGCCTGGGCGTGTACGAATCCAACATCAGCAACGAAGAGCTGAACCCGGGCGGCGACCACGTCGGCCTGGAGTCGCCGCGTGGAGCAATCGGCACCATCGGCGTGGACATGAACATCACCCCGACCTGGTTTGCCCGCGCCGATGCCCGCTACATGCGGGCCCGCAGCGACGTCAACGTGGCCGGCCAGGGGACGGGCGAGGAGCTCAAGCTCGACCCGTGGACGATCGGCATCGGGCTGGGCGCGCGGTTCTGA
- a CDS encoding DUF1415 domain-containing protein, translating to MTPDADDPVARTRQWMERAVIGLNLCPFAKAVAVRGQVRFVLSDAATPGDLLEDLARELAHLRDVDPRQTDTTLLIHPQVLGDFLDYNDFLGVADALVEDMGLEGVLQVASFHPDYRFADADADDVGNCTNRSPYPTLHLLREDSVSRAVEAYPDPDVIVERNLRTLRALGHEGWSRLFPDRDTNT from the coding sequence ATGACCCCAGATGCTGATGACCCGGTAGCGCGCACGCGCCAGTGGATGGAGCGCGCCGTGATCGGCCTGAACCTGTGCCCGTTTGCCAAGGCCGTGGCCGTGCGCGGCCAGGTGCGCTTCGTGCTCAGTGATGCCGCCACACCGGGAGACCTGCTGGAGGACCTGGCGCGGGAACTGGCCCACCTGCGCGACGTCGACCCGCGCCAGACCGACACCACCCTGCTGATCCACCCGCAGGTGCTGGGCGACTTCCTCGACTACAACGATTTCCTGGGCGTGGCCGACGCGCTGGTGGAGGACATGGGGCTCGAGGGCGTGCTGCAGGTGGCCAGCTTCCACCCGGACTACCGCTTCGCGGACGCGGACGCGGATGACGTGGGCAACTGCACCAACCGCTCGCCCTACCCGACCCTGCACCTGCTGCGCGAGGACAGCGTGAGCCGCGCGGTGGAGGCCTACCCGGACCCGGACGTGATCGTCGAGCGCAACCTGCGCACGCTGCGGGCGCTGGGGCACGAAGGCTGGAGCAGGCTGTTCCCGGACCGGGATACAAATACATAA
- a CDS encoding DMT family transporter encodes MPVSDPARRAILLMLLAVGLFALMDGGMKWLGADYPPLQVAALRGAVGLPLVVVWIMMRRRMHTLWPIRWRLHLLRGALGITMMTGFVYGLARMPMSTAYAITFVAPLVITALAVPLLGEKVGPRRWGAIVVGLLGVIVVLRPTGEGMVSLAGLVLLGAAVCYALTAITVRVLTRYDSTEAMVFWFLAMLAVGAGLLALPGWVWIQPVDWWVILGVGVSGALGQVALTNAYRVGEASQLAPLEYTGLVWVVLLDLTVWGVLPDRATWIGAGIIIASGIYLLHRERIKAPDKERPPLEPM; translated from the coding sequence ATGCCCGTTTCCGACCCTGCCCGCCGCGCGATCCTGCTGATGCTGCTGGCCGTGGGCCTGTTCGCGCTGATGGACGGCGGCATGAAGTGGCTCGGCGCCGACTATCCGCCGCTGCAGGTGGCTGCGCTGCGCGGCGCAGTGGGGCTGCCGCTGGTGGTGGTGTGGATCATGATGCGCCGGCGCATGCACACGCTGTGGCCGATCCGCTGGCGCCTGCACCTGCTGCGCGGGGCGCTCGGGATCACGATGATGACGGGTTTCGTCTACGGCCTGGCCAGGATGCCGATGTCCACGGCCTATGCCATCACCTTCGTCGCCCCGCTGGTGATCACGGCGCTGGCGGTGCCGCTGCTGGGCGAGAAAGTGGGCCCGCGGCGCTGGGGCGCGATCGTGGTGGGCCTGCTGGGCGTGATCGTGGTGCTGCGGCCAACCGGCGAGGGCATGGTTTCGCTGGCCGGGCTGGTCCTGCTGGGCGCGGCCGTGTGTTATGCCCTCACCGCCATCACCGTCCGGGTGCTGACCCGTTACGACAGCACCGAGGCAATGGTGTTCTGGTTCCTGGCCATGCTGGCCGTGGGCGCCGGGTTGCTTGCCCTGCCGGGCTGGGTGTGGATCCAGCCGGTCGACTGGTGGGTGATCCTCGGGGTCGGCGTGAGCGGTGCGTTGGGGCAGGTGGCCCTGACCAATGCGTACCGCGTGGGCGAGGCATCACAGCTGGCGCCGCTGGAATACACCGGCCTTGTCTGGGTGGTGCTGCTGGATCTCACCGTGTGGGGCGTGCTGCCCGACCGCGCCACCTGGATTGGCGCCGGCATCATCATCGCCAGCGGCATCTACCTCCTGCACCGGGAGCGGATCAAGGCGCCGGACAAGGAGCGGCCCCCGCTGGAGCCGATGTAG
- a CDS encoding metalloregulator ArsR/SmtB family transcription factor: MSGGGDPRIEAIAATCRLLGDPTRLRVLLACMDGPIAVGDIAARVGASQPLVSHHLRLLRGARLVRGERHQRHVLYATADEHISRMLTDMIEHAGEEQAPPL; the protein is encoded by the coding sequence ATGAGCGGCGGCGGCGACCCGCGCATCGAGGCGATCGCCGCCACCTGCCGGCTGCTGGGTGATCCCACCCGACTGCGGGTGCTGCTGGCCTGCATGGACGGCCCGATCGCGGTGGGTGACATCGCCGCCCGCGTTGGCGCTTCCCAGCCGCTGGTCAGCCACCACCTGCGGCTGCTGCGGGGTGCCCGCCTGGTGCGCGGCGAGCGCCACCAGCGCCACGTGCTCTACGCCACCGCCGACGAGCACATCAGCCGCATGCTCACCGACATGATCGAGCACGCCGGCGAGGAGCAGGCCCCACCCCTGTAA